From a region of the Thermus albus genome:
- a CDS encoding c-type cytochrome, translated as MVVDRIEVYLDGASEPLAVLKEPPYRLNLDTRKIPDGEHVLRVVTHFRGGGEEIREIPFTVNNYPDVMVLGLDEGSEVAGTLELRLAVGEPELPVEPVRFNPIWYVVASVIVLGGIWAYFALSPAAETVVAQVAPPAQEAQAPKEGSSQAAAGVDQALMEKGKSIYEAHCAACHQANGQGMPPAFPALAGNPNLKDAQLILDTVKNGRGAMPAVGAAFTEEELKAVATYIRNSFGNSFGPVE; from the coding sequence ATGGTCGTAGACCGGATTGAGGTGTACCTGGATGGGGCCAGCGAACCCCTGGCGGTTCTCAAGGAACCCCCTTACCGGCTGAACCTGGACACCCGAAAGATCCCGGATGGGGAGCACGTCCTACGGGTGGTGACCCATTTCCGTGGGGGAGGCGAGGAGATAAGGGAGATTCCCTTCACCGTAAACAACTACCCCGACGTGATGGTCCTGGGCCTGGACGAGGGGAGCGAGGTGGCGGGGACCCTCGAGCTCCGCCTGGCGGTGGGGGAACCCGAGCTCCCCGTGGAGCCAGTGCGCTTCAACCCCATCTGGTACGTGGTGGCCTCGGTGATCGTGTTGGGCGGCATCTGGGCCTACTTCGCCCTAAGCCCAGCCGCGGAAACCGTGGTGGCCCAGGTAGCCCCGCCGGCCCAGGAGGCTCAAGCTCCCAAGGAAGGGAGCAGCCAGGCCGCGGCAGGAGTAGACCAAGCCCTCATGGAGAAGGGTAAGTCCATCTACGAGGCCCACTGCGCTGCCTGTCACCAGGCTAACGGTCAGGGGATGCCCCCAGCTTTCCCGGCCTTAGCGGGGAATCCTAACCTAAAGGACGCGCAGTTGATCTTAGACACCGTAAAGAACGGGCGCGGGGCTATGCCGGCGGTGGGTGCGGCCTTCACGGAAGAAGAACTTAAGGCCGTGGCCACCTACATCCGCAACAGCTTCGGCAACAGCTTCGGCCCGGTGGAGTAA
- a CDS encoding M20 family metallopeptidase translates to METLAWMQAKLPEFLKDLETFVRRESPTKDPKGLQEAAAFLEEAFGPLQGRLSRKDTPLGPILLLKREGEGAPILILCHYDTVHPKGSFPEPFRLERDRAVGPGVYDMKGGIMALLYALRHAEASSRRLPALEILFTPDEEIGSKESRPLIEAAAKKARAVLVLEPPTAEGDPKVARKGVGLYRLKALGKAAHQGVEPEKGVNAILELAHQIVKVAALEDREKGTTLGPNVVAGGTVSNVVAEEAWVEIDLRAWTLEEVRRVEESLKHLTPVLPGARLELSGGLNRPPMEPTAESLALFEKARAIGEALGLSLRPGRVGGGSDGNFTAALGVPTLDGLGLLGGDAHQKTEYVVVSEIPRRAALLAELLYALA, encoded by the coding sequence ATGGAAACCCTAGCCTGGATGCAGGCAAAGCTACCCGAGTTTTTAAAGGACCTCGAGACCTTCGTGCGCCGGGAATCCCCCACCAAGGACCCGAAGGGCCTTCAGGAAGCTGCCGCTTTCTTGGAAGAAGCCTTCGGGCCTCTCCAGGGGCGGCTTTCCCGTAAAGATACCCCCCTAGGCCCCATCCTCCTTTTGAAGCGGGAAGGGGAAGGGGCCCCGATCCTCATCCTCTGCCACTACGACACCGTCCACCCTAAGGGAAGCTTCCCCGAGCCCTTCCGCCTGGAAAGGGACCGGGCGGTGGGCCCTGGGGTCTACGACATGAAGGGGGGCATCATGGCCCTGCTCTATGCCCTCCGCCACGCGGAGGCCAGCAGCAGGAGGCTTCCGGCCTTGGAAATCCTCTTCACCCCCGACGAGGAAATCGGCTCCAAGGAAAGCCGGCCCCTGATTGAGGCGGCAGCGAAGAAGGCCCGGGCCGTTTTGGTCCTGGAGCCTCCCACGGCGGAAGGGGATCCCAAGGTGGCCCGAAAGGGGGTGGGGCTCTACCGCCTTAAGGCCTTGGGAAAGGCCGCCCACCAGGGGGTGGAGCCGGAAAAGGGGGTAAACGCCATCCTGGAGCTTGCCCATCAGATCGTGAAGGTGGCGGCCCTCGAGGACCGGGAGAAGGGCACCACCCTAGGCCCCAACGTGGTGGCAGGGGGCACGGTAAGCAACGTGGTGGCCGAGGAGGCCTGGGTGGAAATAGACCTCAGGGCCTGGACCCTGGAGGAGGTGAGGCGGGTGGAGGAAAGCCTAAAACATCTGACCCCTGTCCTCCCTGGGGCCAGGCTGGAGCTTTCTGGAGGCCTGAACCGCCCCCCCATGGAGCCCACCGCGGAAAGCCTGGCCCTCTTTGAGAAGGCCCGGGCCATTGGGGAAGCCCTGGGGCTTTCCCTACGCCCAGGCCGGGTAGGCGGGGGCTCGGACGGAAACTTCACCGCCGCCTTGGGGGTGCCCACCCTGGACGGCCTGGGCCTCCTTGGGGGGGATGCCCACCAGAAGACCGAGTACGTGGTGGTCTCGGAGATCCCCCGTCGCGCGGCCCTCTTGGCGGAACTCCTCTACGCTTTGGCCTAG
- a CDS encoding 30S ribosomal protein S1: MEEKATQVSEANLTPDKAFSMEEALQETEARLEKRVRPGQVLTGKVVLVGSEGVAVDIGAKTEGIIPFNELTEKSLPEQELKALLKPGDLVRVQVTKVDPETGQVFLSRKRVEATEHWDRIRELYEKGEPVTVTVKEKVKGGVIADLDGVSAFIPASQLDLKRIPNLDAYVGQQILVKIIEFHRKKGRVLLSRRAVLEEEQKRAKEAFFHSLQPGQVVEGTVVDVTDFGAFVNLGPVDGLVHRSEITWGRFNHPKEVIHKGQKVRAQVVSVDPEKERVNLSIKALIPDPWVTVAEKYPVGSRVRGKVVGLTQFGAFVEVEPGLEGLIHISELSWTKRPKHPSEVVKEGEEVEAVVLRLDPAERRLSLGLKQTQPDPWQLLTEKYPPGTVVKGKVTGITDFGVFVELEPGMEGLVHISELDHARIENPAALFKKGEEMEVVVLNIDPVEQRISLSRKRLLPPPPPKMEEERPRRAKGKEARGKRKPGPRREERREYEYGAVAEYNLYDASAVPTASASVKLGDLYGDLLASLGLEEEKSS; this comes from the coding sequence ATGGAAGAAAAGGCGACCCAGGTCAGCGAAGCCAACTTGACCCCAGACAAGGCCTTCAGCATGGAAGAGGCCCTGCAGGAGACCGAGGCCCGCTTGGAAAAACGCGTGCGCCCCGGGCAGGTCCTGACGGGCAAGGTGGTCTTGGTGGGCTCAGAGGGTGTGGCGGTAGATATCGGCGCGAAGACGGAAGGCATCATCCCCTTTAACGAACTTACAGAGAAGTCCCTTCCTGAGCAGGAGTTAAAGGCCCTTCTGAAGCCTGGGGATCTGGTGCGGGTCCAGGTCACCAAGGTAGACCCGGAGACGGGCCAGGTCTTCCTTTCCCGTAAAAGGGTAGAGGCCACGGAGCACTGGGACCGCATCCGGGAGCTTTATGAGAAGGGCGAGCCGGTGACCGTCACCGTGAAGGAGAAGGTCAAGGGAGGCGTGATTGCCGACCTGGATGGTGTATCCGCCTTCATCCCTGCTTCGCAGCTGGACCTCAAGCGCATCCCCAACCTGGATGCCTACGTGGGCCAGCAGATCCTGGTGAAGATCATCGAGTTCCACCGCAAGAAAGGACGGGTTTTGCTTTCCCGCCGGGCGGTGTTGGAAGAGGAGCAAAAGCGGGCCAAGGAGGCCTTTTTCCATAGCCTCCAGCCCGGGCAGGTGGTGGAGGGTACGGTGGTGGACGTCACCGACTTCGGGGCCTTTGTGAACCTGGGTCCGGTGGACGGCCTGGTGCACCGTTCCGAGATCACCTGGGGGCGGTTTAACCACCCCAAAGAGGTGATCCACAAGGGCCAGAAGGTGCGGGCCCAGGTGGTTTCCGTGGACCCGGAGAAGGAGCGGGTGAACCTCTCCATCAAGGCCCTCATCCCCGATCCCTGGGTCACGGTGGCCGAGAAGTACCCGGTGGGAAGCCGTGTCCGGGGCAAGGTGGTGGGCCTCACCCAGTTCGGGGCCTTTGTGGAGGTGGAGCCGGGCCTCGAGGGGCTCATCCACATTTCCGAGCTTTCCTGGACCAAAAGGCCCAAGCACCCCTCCGAGGTGGTGAAGGAAGGGGAGGAGGTGGAGGCGGTGGTCTTGAGGCTGGACCCCGCGGAGCGCCGCCTCTCCTTGGGCCTCAAGCAGACCCAGCCCGACCCTTGGCAACTCCTCACGGAAAAGTATCCTCCGGGCACGGTGGTCAAGGGCAAGGTTACCGGGATCACCGACTTCGGGGTCTTCGTGGAGCTGGAGCCGGGCATGGAGGGCCTGGTCCATATTTCCGAGCTGGACCACGCCCGCATTGAAAACCCCGCCGCCCTCTTCAAGAAGGGGGAGGAGATGGAGGTGGTGGTCCTCAACATAGACCCCGTGGAGCAGCGTATCTCCCTCTCCCGCAAGCGCCTTCTGCCCCCGCCCCCTCCCAAGATGGAGGAAGAGCGGCCCCGCCGGGCCAAGGGCAAGGAGGCCCGGGGCAAGAGGAAGCCCGGACCCCGCCGGGAGGAGCGCCGGGAGTACGAGTACGGGGCCGTGGCCGAGTACAACCTGTACGATGCCTCCGCGGTGCCCACGGCCAGCGCCAGCGTGAAACTGGGGGACCTTTACGGGGACCTTCTGGCCAGCCTGGGCCTCGAGGAGGAAAAGTCCTCTTAG
- a CDS encoding cytochrome b, which yields MYKWLDERLDLTGLYQKVLRKAFPVHHSFFLGEITLFAFIVLVLTGIFLTLNFEPSIREVRLPDGRTVPAAYASVLYIDSLPFGAVIRSLHHWSAHVMIAAAFLHMLRILLSGAYKKPRELNYLVGLALLGLAVVTAFTGYALPYDNYAVTATRIGYGIAASIPWVGSTLAQVMFGGEFPGSEKAIPRLYSLHVLWLPLLLMALIGGHMAIMMKQKHTQPRYAEKVAPGRILGVPMYPQQLVMMGILFALYVGIMTLIAGAFLAHPIEAFGPPTPNTPAVKPDWYFLWIYGILQIIPSTWEFHLFGATIGPEFIGGVVIPGILGLVGLLLPFVDTRKDKMRYMELPSEHPVRTSVILALLVFFLMTTLAGYKIDFQQQGSILGNNAVLWTLVLGGPLLTYIVSYTLLRIFFGKEEAPHKA from the coding sequence ATGTACAAGTGGCTAGACGAACGCCTAGATCTCACGGGCCTTTACCAGAAGGTCTTGCGCAAGGCCTTTCCCGTACACCACTCCTTCTTCCTGGGGGAGATCACCCTCTTTGCCTTCATCGTCCTGGTGCTCACCGGCATCTTCCTCACCTTGAACTTTGAGCCCTCCATCCGGGAGGTTAGGCTCCCCGATGGCCGCACCGTGCCCGCGGCCTACGCCAGCGTGCTCTACATTGATAGCCTCCCCTTCGGGGCGGTGATCCGGAGCCTCCACCACTGGTCGGCCCACGTGATGATCGCTGCCGCCTTCTTGCACATGCTCCGCATCCTGCTTTCGGGAGCCTACAAGAAGCCTAGGGAGCTTAACTATCTGGTGGGCCTCGCCCTCTTGGGCCTGGCGGTGGTCACCGCCTTCACGGGCTATGCCCTGCCTTACGACAACTACGCCGTCACCGCCACCCGCATCGGCTACGGCATCGCCGCCTCCATCCCCTGGGTGGGGTCCACCTTGGCCCAGGTGATGTTCGGGGGGGAGTTCCCCGGTTCCGAGAAGGCCATTCCCAGGCTCTATAGCCTTCATGTCCTCTGGCTTCCCCTGCTTCTCATGGCCCTCATCGGGGGGCATATGGCCATCATGATGAAGCAGAAGCACACCCAGCCCCGCTATGCGGAAAAGGTGGCCCCGGGAAGAATCCTTGGCGTGCCCATGTACCCCCAGCAGCTGGTGATGATGGGCATCCTCTTCGCCCTTTACGTGGGCATCATGACCCTGATCGCCGGGGCTTTCCTTGCCCACCCCATTGAGGCCTTTGGCCCGCCCACCCCCAACACCCCCGCGGTCAAGCCCGACTGGTACTTCCTCTGGATCTACGGCATCCTGCAGATCATCCCCTCCACCTGGGAGTTCCACCTATTTGGGGCCACCATCGGGCCGGAGTTCATCGGGGGGGTGGTGATCCCGGGAATCCTGGGCCTGGTGGGCCTCCTCTTGCCCTTCGTGGACACCCGCAAGGATAAGATGCGCTACATGGAACTCCCCTCGGAGCACCCGGTGCGCACCAGCGTGATCCTAGCCCTTCTGGTCTTCTTCCTGATGACCACCCTAGCCGGGTACAAGATTGACTTCCAACAGCAGGGCTCCATCCTGGGGAACAACGCCGTGCTCTGGACCCTAGTCCTGGGCGGGCCCTTGCTCACCTACATCGTCTCCTACACCCTGCTCCGCATCTTCTTCGGGAAGGAGGAAGCCCCCCACAAGGCCTAG
- a CDS encoding ABC transporter substrate-binding protein — MKKLVALVLFLLPGLAQVEVSFWHSMDGPAGRLLSSFAQEFNTRQGLYRVSPQYAGDYRDTETKLVAALRTGSQPVLFQAEISFFPRLVGEGRAVALDAYLNLDRAFLEDLFEPAWNYGVMDGKRYGLPLNTSTPVLFYNLDVFRAKGLKAPRNWKEFEEVAKALTSRQAKGFIFVTDPQAWLFEAMVTSRGGNLVREGKPNFTSKEALEALEMLWRLNKAGALSARNMAEATFAQLDFVRTKGMMVMASIANWPAAENFSFAFTLGVAPVPREPGGRVPMGGAQLVVLRGATEAQVRGALEFWRYLMEPANVARWVEASYYVPVRKSAIPLLEGFYRENPFRKVAFEQIAYAQERPRIPQFSAWASVLAEALEKALKGGVPPQRALEEAQKKAEAIR; from the coding sequence ATGAAAAAGCTGGTTGCCCTGGTCCTCTTCCTCCTTCCCGGCCTAGCCCAGGTGGAGGTCTCCTTCTGGCACTCCATGGATGGCCCCGCGGGCCGGCTTCTCTCCAGCTTCGCCCAGGAGTTCAACACCCGGCAAGGGCTTTACCGGGTCAGCCCCCAGTACGCGGGGGACTACCGGGATACGGAAACCAAACTGGTGGCGGCCCTGCGCACGGGGAGCCAACCCGTGCTTTTCCAGGCGGAGATCAGCTTCTTCCCCCGGCTCGTGGGGGAAGGCCGGGCCGTGGCCCTGGACGCCTACTTGAACCTAGACCGGGCCTTCCTGGAAGACCTCTTTGAACCCGCCTGGAACTACGGGGTCATGGACGGCAAGCGTTACGGCCTTCCCCTGAATACCTCCACCCCCGTTCTCTTCTACAACCTGGATGTCTTCCGGGCCAAAGGGCTTAAGGCCCCAAGGAACTGGAAGGAGTTTGAAGAGGTGGCCAAGGCCCTTACCTCCCGCCAGGCGAAGGGCTTCATCTTCGTCACCGACCCCCAGGCCTGGCTTTTTGAGGCCATGGTGACCAGTCGGGGCGGGAACCTGGTGCGGGAAGGTAAACCCAACTTTACCTCCAAAGAGGCCCTGGAAGCCCTGGAGATGCTATGGCGCCTGAACAAGGCGGGGGCCCTTTCCGCAAGGAACATGGCCGAGGCCACCTTCGCCCAGCTGGACTTCGTGCGCACCAAGGGCATGATGGTCATGGCCTCCATCGCCAACTGGCCCGCGGCCGAGAACTTCTCCTTCGCCTTCACCCTGGGGGTGGCCCCCGTGCCCCGGGAGCCCGGGGGAAGGGTGCCCATGGGTGGAGCCCAGCTGGTGGTCCTGCGGGGGGCCACGGAAGCCCAGGTGCGGGGAGCCCTGGAGTTTTGGAGATACTTGATGGAACCTGCAAACGTGGCCCGCTGGGTGGAGGCCAGCTATTACGTCCCGGTGCGCAAGTCGGCCATCCCCCTCCTGGAGGGCTTCTATCGGGAAAACCCCTTCCGCAAGGTGGCCTTTGAGCAGATCGCCTATGCCCAGGAGCGGCCCCGCATCCCCCAGTTCTCCGCCTGGGCCAGCGTCCTGGCCGAGGCCCTGGAAAAGGCCCTAAAGGGCGGCGTACCTCCCCAGCGAGCCCTGGAGGAGGCCCAGAAAAAAGCGGAGGCCATCCGGTAA
- a CDS encoding cytochrome C: MYRNDPILPTFALILALGLFYTAYQDGLHIARLLGHTPEELSVGQIGLMAFGAVFLLYGLIGLVSYWLEGIELRPGRHFPTPSTAPMVAGVILVLLLTALSGFFVRLIVYSAQTGHNPTWLQGLVFGAISLVVAVLLGIYKKYFGRDEVVTEEEKSHFPW, from the coding sequence ATGTACCGCAACGACCCCATCCTCCCCACCTTCGCCCTCATCCTAGCCTTAGGCCTCTTCTACACGGCCTACCAGGATGGGCTCCATATCGCCCGCCTCCTGGGCCACACCCCGGAGGAGCTCTCCGTGGGCCAGATCGGCCTGATGGCCTTTGGCGCCGTCTTTCTCCTCTACGGCCTCATCGGCCTGGTTTCCTACTGGCTGGAGGGCATAGAACTTCGCCCTGGGCGCCATTTCCCCACCCCCTCCACCGCCCCCATGGTGGCCGGGGTAATCCTGGTCCTCCTCCTTACGGCCCTTTCCGGTTTCTTCGTCCGCCTCATCGTCTACTCCGCCCAGACCGGGCACAACCCCACCTGGCTCCAGGGCCTGGTCTTCGGGGCCATCAGCCTGGTGGTGGCGGTCCTTTTGGGCATCTACAAGAAGTACTTTGGCCGGGATGAGGTGGTTACCGAGGAGGAGAAAAGCCACTTCCCCTGGTAA
- a CDS encoding TIM barrel protein: MRLGFSPFNAEMGYEEAFRLAAELGLDLEVPYDLHEVLPLPDAKTLRATGEALGVGFTLHLPFVEMNPASLIPSVRALAEERLKRALEFGEALGAKVGVLHTGQVPVRHPMALSLAREALEKTLSALLPLPFPVALENLALSPEDLLRGPEELKALLERFPQYGFCLDVGHALVELGPRGPLLYWEELGDRLLHLHLHDNHGHRDDHLPVETGMVPWERLVPRLRTFPNTAALEVGGSALGVRQSLVRLQVLTAS, from the coding sequence ATGCGCCTAGGCTTTAGTCCCTTTAATGCGGAGATGGGTTACGAGGAGGCCTTCCGCCTGGCAGCGGAGCTGGGGCTGGACCTCGAGGTTCCCTACGACCTGCACGAGGTCCTGCCCCTTCCCGATGCTAAAACCCTCCGGGCCACGGGCGAGGCCTTAGGGGTGGGGTTCACCCTGCACCTGCCCTTCGTGGAGATGAACCCGGCCAGCCTCATCCCCAGCGTCCGCGCCTTGGCGGAGGAGCGCCTGAAGCGGGCCCTGGAGTTCGGCGAGGCCCTGGGGGCCAAGGTGGGCGTGCTCCACACCGGCCAGGTGCCCGTGCGCCACCCCATGGCCTTAAGCCTGGCCCGGGAGGCCTTGGAAAAGACCCTCTCCGCCCTCCTCCCCCTTCCCTTTCCTGTGGCTTTGGAAAACCTGGCCCTTTCCCCGGAGGACCTCCTCCGGGGTCCGGAAGAGCTAAAGGCCCTCTTAGAGCGTTTCCCTCAGTATGGCTTCTGCCTGGACGTGGGCCATGCGTTGGTGGAACTGGGCCCTAGGGGGCCCCTCCTCTACTGGGAGGAGTTGGGGGATAGGCTTCTTCACCTGCACCTCCACGACAACCACGGCCACAGAGACGATCATTTGCCGGTGGAAACCGGAATGGTTCCATGGGAGAGGCTAGTTCCCCGCCTAAGGACATTCCCCAATACCGCGGCCCTCGAGGTGGGCGGAAGCGCCTTAGGGGTGCGGCAAAGCCTGGTTCGCCTTCAGGTCCTCACGGCTTCCTGA
- a CDS encoding ABC transporter substrate-binding protein, which translates to MRRLLSLPLVLFSLAQAQVVIPFWHTAGPPGNVVLEEAIQSFNASQRTYRLEARYVGDYREAGVKLLAALRSGGAPVLFHGELSFLPRLAQEGVALALNPYLQNLPKDLYPEMLRTTQVRGQTYGLPLGLSVPALYYNKDAFRARGLRPPRTWAEVEEAAGRLTSRTSKGLVISTDIWSFNAIVMSLGGSLVKDGLPAFTSKEVVEALEMLYRMVQKGHAQARNLAEAQFAVADFLRTKAFMGIGPTTALPVVLSQTSLPFAVGLAPLPRREGGAVPLSGAALAVLKGASPEQARGAVAFWLHFLEPKRQAGWVRTTWYLPLRKEAERELADFLKDPERQAVFAQAEVGRPWSQDPELVVWYSYLEEALERSLKQGVRPLAALEEAQKKALAVERR; encoded by the coding sequence ATGAGGCGGCTTCTCTCCCTGCCCCTGGTCCTTTTTTCCCTCGCTCAGGCCCAGGTGGTCATCCCCTTTTGGCATACGGCAGGCCCCCCAGGAAACGTGGTGCTGGAGGAAGCCATCCAAAGCTTCAACGCCTCCCAGCGCACCTACCGCCTGGAAGCCCGGTACGTGGGGGACTACCGGGAAGCGGGGGTAAAGCTCCTGGCCGCTTTGCGCTCGGGAGGGGCCCCGGTCCTTTTCCACGGGGAGCTTTCCTTCCTGCCCCGCTTGGCCCAGGAAGGGGTAGCCTTGGCCCTGAACCCCTACCTGCAAAACCTGCCCAAGGACCTCTACCCGGAGATGCTGCGAACCACCCAGGTCCGGGGCCAAACGTATGGCCTTCCCCTGGGGCTTTCCGTGCCCGCCCTCTACTACAACAAGGATGCCTTCCGCGCCCGGGGCCTTAGGCCCCCCAGGACCTGGGCCGAGGTGGAGGAGGCCGCCGGTAGGCTCACCAGCCGCACCAGCAAGGGGCTTGTCATCTCCACGGACATCTGGAGCTTCAACGCCATCGTCATGAGCCTGGGGGGAAGCCTGGTGAAGGATGGCCTTCCCGCCTTCACCTCCAAGGAGGTGGTGGAGGCTTTGGAGATGCTTTACCGCATGGTGCAGAAGGGGCATGCCCAGGCCAGGAACCTGGCCGAGGCCCAGTTTGCCGTGGCCGATTTCCTGCGTACCAAGGCCTTCATGGGCATCGGGCCCACCACGGCCCTGCCCGTGGTCCTCTCCCAAACCTCCTTACCCTTCGCTGTGGGCCTAGCCCCCCTGCCGAGGCGGGAAGGGGGTGCGGTGCCCCTTTCCGGGGCGGCCTTGGCGGTGCTCAAAGGGGCAAGCCCCGAACAGGCCCGGGGGGCGGTGGCCTTCTGGCTCCACTTCCTGGAACCCAAACGCCAAGCGGGGTGGGTGCGCACCACCTGGTACCTACCCCTCAGGAAGGAGGCGGAAAGGGAGCTGGCCGATTTCCTGAAAGATCCCGAAAGGCAAGCGGTCTTCGCCCAGGCGGAGGTGGGGCGTCCCTGGAGCCAGGACCCGGAGCTGGTGGTCTGGTATAGCTACCTGGAAGAGGCCTTGGAAAGGAGCCTCAAACAGGGGGTAAGGCCCTTGGCGGCCCTCGAGGAGGCCCAGAAAAAAGCCCTGGCGGTGGAAAGGCGGTAG
- a CDS encoding ubiquinol-cytochrome c reductase iron-sulfur subunit produces the protein MDEREIRLQRSRRRLFLKTAIGTGIGLSLVSAFYVGASLRPKAEVTPEKEPLKPGDILVYAQGGGEPKPIRLEELKPGDPFVLAYPMDPKTKVVKSGEAKNTVLVVHYRPEELSPEVAQHSVEGVVAFSAVCTHLGCIISQWVADKKAGLCPCHGGVYEFAQGAKVIAGPPPRPVPQLPLKVEDGVLVAAGEFLGEVGVKADGGFCSHAHV, from the coding sequence ATGGACGAACGCGAAATCCGCTTGCAACGATCCCGTCGGCGGCTTTTCCTGAAGACCGCCATCGGCACCGGAATCGGCCTTTCCCTGGTCTCCGCCTTCTACGTGGGGGCCAGCCTGCGCCCCAAGGCCGAGGTGACCCCAGAGAAGGAGCCCTTGAAGCCGGGGGACATCCTGGTCTACGCCCAAGGGGGAGGGGAGCCCAAGCCCATCCGCCTCGAGGAGCTGAAGCCCGGCGATCCCTTTGTCTTGGCCTATCCCATGGACCCCAAGACCAAGGTGGTAAAAAGCGGCGAGGCCAAGAACACCGTTTTGGTGGTGCACTATCGCCCCGAGGAGCTCTCCCCCGAGGTAGCCCAGCACAGCGTGGAAGGCGTGGTGGCCTTTTCCGCCGTCTGCACCCATCTGGGGTGCATCATAAGCCAGTGGGTGGCGGACAAGAAAGCGGGCCTCTGCCCTTGCCACGGTGGCGTCTACGAATTCGCCCAGGGGGCCAAGGTTATCGCCGGGCCACCCCCCAGGCCCGTACCCCAGCTTCCCCTTAAGGTAGAAGACGGCGTCCTGGTAGCTGCGGGAGAGTTCCTGGGTGAGGTAGGGGTTAAGGCGGACGGAGGCTTCTGCTCGCACGCGCACGTCTAG
- a CDS encoding PaaX family transcriptional regulator C-terminal domain-containing protein has product MRARSTLFTIFLEYVYPERRAPVRDLIAMMEVLGFSEAAVRAALSRSAKRGWVEPRRLGRLAYYALSDRVYWQVRQVRKRLYDPPSPWDGRFLLVLPEGPKERGERERFRREMALLGYGSLQSGVYLGAGVDPAATRELLAFYGLSATLFRAEHLGAKEEVLRAFPLEEASAHYQALFPQGVPEDPLGAFQALTRLVHEMRKLLFLDPLLPPELLPPNFPGLAARERFLALREVLYRRAEPFLKELSLPFSALSPQAR; this is encoded by the coding sequence ATGCGGGCGAGATCCACCCTTTTCACCATATTTTTGGAATATGTCTACCCGGAAAGGCGTGCCCCGGTGCGGGACCTTATCGCCATGATGGAGGTCTTGGGCTTCTCCGAGGCTGCGGTGCGGGCGGCCCTTTCCCGGAGCGCCAAAAGGGGCTGGGTGGAGCCCCGGCGGCTGGGAAGGCTGGCCTACTACGCCCTTTCCGACCGGGTCTACTGGCAGGTGCGCCAGGTGCGGAAACGCCTCTACGACCCCCCCAGCCCCTGGGACGGGCGTTTCCTCCTGGTCCTGCCGGAAGGTCCCAAGGAACGGGGGGAGAGGGAGCGCTTTCGGCGGGAGATGGCCCTTTTGGGCTACGGTAGCCTGCAAAGCGGGGTCTACCTGGGGGCAGGGGTGGACCCTGCCGCCACCCGGGAGCTTCTCGCCTTTTACGGGCTTTCCGCCACCCTTTTCCGGGCGGAGCACCTGGGGGCCAAGGAAGAGGTCTTGCGGGCCTTCCCCTTGGAGGAAGCTTCCGCCCACTACCAGGCCCTCTTTCCCCAAGGGGTGCCCGAAGACCCCCTTGGGGCCTTCCAGGCCCTCACCCGGTTGGTACACGAGATGCGCAAGCTCCTTTTCCTAGACCCCCTGCTGCCCCCAGAGCTTCTTCCCCCCAACTTCCCCGGCTTGGCAGCAAGGGAACGCTTCCTGGCCCTCCGGGAGGTCCTTTACCGTAGGGCCGAGCCCTTTCTTAAGGAGCTTTCCCTTCCCTTCTCAGCCCTCTCACCCCAGGCCCGGTAA